In the Populus trichocarpa isolate Nisqually-1 chromosome 1, P.trichocarpa_v4.1, whole genome shotgun sequence genome, CTAAGAAAGAGTCGCTCTCTTCCTCGTATGCAGGGAAGATGGGAAAGACGGTGGCTGGCCAGCCTTGGAGACCGACGATATCTTGAAGATGAAGGGCGATCTATATCTTGAAGATTAAAGCAATGAAGGTTTCCATAAGGCTCTGtattctctgtttcttttttggGTTACATTGTATAATTCTCTTTGAAGATTCATAGGGAAGATTTTTGTGTTTGCATgctttttattaattcatattcTTTACGAATTTACCAGCACATCATCTCCGACACTCGTTTTTGGGTAAATTTACAACAGAAGTTGAAGGGAGAGGCATGATAAAGATGCCAATAACAAGccaaatgaaacaaatataCCAAAGAATCATCACAATCTAACACATTTCAAAATTCCCCCATGAAAGGGGGGGAAATAATGGTAACAACATGATGCCCGGAACCAAAAAATGTGGGCTTTTTTGGTTAGCTAAGTCACTCATGTACCTTATCCTTATCCGAATAAAAGAActgcccaataaaaaaaaaagcatttcaACATACAGACACCTTAAGCACTTTTTTCATCTGATTTTGATGCCAGTTTACTCCTTTGTTGATGTTCTGCAACTTTATAATCTACCACTTCTCTGAAGAGGGCTGAGTCAAGCACACAATTCTGACTTCCATAAACTGCTGCTTGGACACTTGCCATCAATTTTGCAATTTCTCTCCCAGAAAATCCCTCTGTTCTTTCTGCTGCTTCCTTTAAGATATCATCGGTCAATCCCTTTATTTCTATCTTCTGCGGTTGTCTTTTGAACAAGTTCTGAAGCCAGCCAGATTTTCTTGATCCAGCCTGAGCTATATACTTGTCCAGATAAAGCTTGAGCAGCTTGAAGCGTTCCTCTGTCTGAGGTAAAGGAAATTCCAGGACTTCATCTATCCGGTCTGCAACAGCTGAATCAAGATCACCAGGGCGGTTTGTGGCAAGAGCAAGGACTATGTCCTTGGACTGGTCACCAGTGCGGAAAAGAAGGGCATTAAGTGCACTTCGTTGAGCTTCGCTCATGTAGGTCTTATTCCGCCTGCAATGTTCAGGAAACAAATTCATTTCTCTCAAGCGGGAACCTGGTTCAACTtgtaaaactgaaaataaatttactaGAACTAAATAACTAGCAGGGTACAGTAATATTTATGAGCAAATTATGTCTTGCTTTTACccatttaacattattttatatagttcaacATTTTATCAGCTCACTCAGAATAACACAGGCTGCATTAAAGTAgactaaaattcaaaaactaataaaattatctGCTAGTGCATAAATGTTCTCTCCATAAAGAGATACTTTATAAGTACACACCAAACTAAAGGGGATTTTagtctattttatttgtttaattttattttagttcatttttcaGACTGAAGAATGACACCTCAAGCATCTTATATGGCCATTAACAAAGTATTTTAAACTCCTTGAAATGAAATTCTTTTATCCAAAAGAAAATTGTCACTTACTCGCACAGAAATGCATCTGCTTCATCAATGAATAGCAACAAACCCCTCCGAGACTTCTTGGCCCAGTCAAATAACTGGTGAATCTTTGTGACAGCCTGTGATCCCAGAGGAGCAACATCTCCACCAGTCATCAAGGCATAATCTAAACCCTGCATGTAAATTTGAAGtcagaagaaagaagaaaagaagcagCAACACATTTTTCAGAAGCTATCTTAATATGATGTGATAACATATGAAATGCGAACTCTACAAGAGCAATTTGAAGTgtcaataaatttacatttatCAAACTTGTGAGTCAAAAGTGCCAAATATCTaatcccaaataaaaaatactagctAGCCAGCAGAAAGCAGAAATGGTTATGGCAATAAACATGTGAATTTATGACAAACATTTTGACTTCCATCCCAATGAATCCATGACATGACAAGGTCAGAAAAGTGAATGCACTACAATCTCTCAATTCATGCTTGCAACTTCAATACTGAACAAAGAAGATTGACATCACATGGCATAATTAATGAATTGAAGACTTCAAagtactaataaaaaaattaaattaagcttAGATATCATACAGATTTTTGAGCTAACTCTCTAGCAGCCATTGTTTTCCCTGTTCCTGGAGGACCATAGAAAAGCATGTTTCGAAATGGAGCCTGATGGgattttgtattggcagttGCATTAGCCAGCTGTTCAATTCGTTTCTGAAGAGAAGGATGTAAAATCACATCACCAAATCCATTTCCATTTTTAGAAGCTGACCCTTTATTAGCACCACTTGATAAAGTTCTAAAGGAACGGGTAAAAACTCCTGACCAAGGGTATTTGCCCTTGGAGGACTCTCGTATTAGTGATGGTTGTCCTAATATTCTATCCACATAGCTCCAGATCACTCGAGCACCTTCTCTGCAATTCAAAAATTGGAAGCAAAAGCTGTAGAGTTAATTCACACATTCAGGAGACTTGGTGGACACAGTAGAAAATTGACTGCTCACACTTCCACACTAACTGCGCAATAGCAGACCCAGACATGGCCAACTAGACATCTAAAGATGTAAACTGATATT is a window encoding:
- the LOC7480374 gene encoding uncharacterized protein LOC7480374 — its product is MGRTSEIGGLISALAASFSFSQSNLVSFADGPFNFSPFSSSNPSPSPPQTSSLSDQSQPSALPPSTVAGSGESGPRAPRNDNPRTTSSGFDPEALERGAKALKEIASSSHAKKVFESIKTQEATRQAELAAKAAEYKAMQAQAETERQRVVYDEQKKLAQHQAQTKSQMARYEDELARKRMQAENEYQRARNQELVKLQEESSIRLEQARRATEEQIQAQRRQTEREKAEVERETIRVRAMAEAEGRAHEAKLAEDVNRRILKDRANAEMEKWVAAINTTFEHIGGGLRAVLTDQNKLVVVVGGVTALAAGIYTTREGARVIWSYVDRILGQPSLIRESSKGKYPWSGVFTRSFRTLSSGANKGSASKNGNGFGDVILHPSLQKRIEQLANATANTKSHQAPFRNMLFYGPPGTGKTMAARELAQKSGLDYALMTGGDVAPLGSQAVTKIHQLFDWAKKSRRGLLLFIDEADAFLCERNKTYMSEAQRSALNALLFRTGDQSKDIVLALATNRPGDLDSAVADRIDEVLEFPLPQTEERFKLLKLYLDKYIAQAGSRKSGWLQNLFKRQPQKIEIKGLTDDILKEAAERTEGFSGREIAKLMASVQAAVYGSQNCVLDSALFREVVDYKVAEHQQRSKLASKSDEKSA